One part of the Zymomonas mobilis subsp. pomaceae ATCC 29192 genome encodes these proteins:
- a CDS encoding ASCH domain-containing protein, with the protein MTDKIDRSEAVISLWPEFAEAIVTGKKTVEFRRRIALPVETGRLWIYSTKPVQAILGYARIRQIVTGTPHDLWSHYGEQAFLTEKQYKAYFENSDKATAFLLYDNQTISPISLTELRNIRPRFYPPQSLTWLSPEETSRLEAMGDH; encoded by the coding sequence ATGACGGATAAAATCGACCGTTCCGAAGCGGTTATTTCGCTTTGGCCCGAATTCGCAGAGGCCATCGTAACAGGCAAAAAAACCGTGGAATTCCGTCGTCGGATAGCTTTACCCGTAGAAACAGGCCGACTTTGGATTTATAGCACAAAGCCGGTTCAGGCTATTCTTGGATATGCTCGGATCAGACAAATCGTCACGGGTACACCGCATGATCTCTGGTCGCATTATGGAGAGCAAGCCTTTCTGACAGAAAAGCAGTATAAAGCTTATTTTGAAAACAGTGACAAAGCGACTGCTTTCCTACTGTATGACAATCAGACGATATCGCCTATAAGTTTGACCGAATTACGGAATATCCGACCTCGTTTTTATCCACCGCAAAGCCTGACCTGGCTTAGCCCAGAAGAAACCAGCCGATTAGAGGCTATGGGGGATCATTGA